Below is a window of Musa acuminata AAA Group cultivar baxijiao chromosome BXJ3-11, Cavendish_Baxijiao_AAA, whole genome shotgun sequence DNA.
gaagcctctagcctgcaaactatttttgttgcatccaagatccttgacaggagctcgatcttgcggggggcatgataacagagagtttcctcaactgcatagcagataagatttcctcaactgtatgaggcaatctctctgctcagttaaagaaatcttatctttcaccatgtataaatagacttcatatgatactaattgaaatgtgtttttcttcgTTCTCTCGTTTCTTCGCTACTCCTCTCCTTAAAATAGTAGTTAGATGCACTTTAGCATAGTTTGCTAGCCAATTGGCAACTCTGTTACAtttatgatatcaagaaagagttAAAACGTCTTAACGATAAAGGGAGGATGCTTAAGGGAAATTGGGATGTGCCACTTAGGATGTCCACAAAGCACTTCAAATCAATTTCAATATGAATACTACTGAAACATCGAATAAGATTTTAGAGAGGCTACGATGAATATATGCAACTAGCAAAAAGGACACCACTAGTATTAAAATGCCAAAAACTAGTACCCTCCTTGACATATTGATTGAAAGAgttaccacagttcaattttagcCACCTAGATTGAGGCCTAGTTCAAGAGATCGTTTCATAGAAACTTTAGAATGatcctataataataataaaaaattatcctAACAAAGATAGTATTAGAAGAAGCTTTGAGTTGCTAAAAGATCCAATTTGAAGgaggaaaagaggaagagaagtGTGATTTTGATAGCTTTCCAAAGAAAAATAACTATAAGACAAGAGAAAAAAAGATAGACAAAAGTCTTATTGTTAGCAAGGCAGAAAATATACAAATTGGAGGTAGAGAAACCAAGTGTGACAAGTCTTTCTGTGGGAAAGTGGTGATGCAACAATTTTCCTGGAAAAAGTTTTGATTCAGTGAATCACTAGGAGATATCACAAATGACACCACCAATCCCATTCACTAGGAGATATCACAAATGACACCACCAATCCCCACCGGAGAAGAGTAAGTCTGTGTTGAGAATCAAAAGATAAATAGATTTAGTGGATGAAAAACTTGTgctattagaaataaaaaatcatctttaTAAGACTAGAAGATGTCAACAAGAGAGGTACTAAACCAAGAGTAGAATAAATTCGAATTCCAACATCCATTAATTAAGAGAAAAGAATCCTTCACATTAGGAACAAATacatctatttttttaaaaacacTGGTTTGAAAGCAATCACGGAGCATATTGATAGAATAGCCATCTCCCACAAATTTGCAAAACTCAAATTTCAAGAAATCCATAGCAAGCACAAATAGCTTCCAACACCAACTGGAGTTGAAAGGGGAAGAGGCACTCTAAGATTCGATAGTGTCATACTTAGCATAAGCAACCTTGACCCAAACGATATCAGCACTATTAGGAagataaaaaaattcttttgacATGCAATGCATATTTGGTTATGTGCATGTCCTTGATGCCCAAGCCACTAATGAACTTAGGCAAAGTGATGGTGTCCCAAGAGAGCAAGTAAAGAGACCTTTAGAGTTGTCATGGTTGGACCAAAGGAATATGTGGGTTAATGAAGAGATTTTATTAATAACAGTAGAAGGAGACACTTAAGGAGTGTATAGGGATGGAGTTTAAGTACAAATTAATCAAGGTGACACAACCAGCTTGTGATAGAAGGGAGCCTTGCCATTTACCAAACTTGCTGGTAATCGGTTGAATGATACTATTTATACTAGAAATTGAAATGTTCACACTTAATTCCATTGGAATTCTGCCACTTGTACCATCCAAATAAATATTCACAATAAATGAAAGATTTCGACTGCTAATATATCGATAAACATTTCTTCAGCGGATCATTGAAATGGAGAAGTCCTGTGTAGATTTTTTGTTCCCACTCCCATCTTTCTTTCGCTGAAACTACTTGGAAAGTGATGATGGAGCGAGCCATTTCGGCTTGTCCCAAAGCGTGGATgactttttttttctgttgaaaAGTAAAGAAGATTATATTAGATCAGCTAAAGCTGCAAAATCCGAAGAGGTCAAAGTCGTCCAAGCaggacgagaaaaaaaaaaagggtgattATTCATCCAAAAAAAATTAGCATGGTCATGAGCTACGAGATCGAGAAAGCGATCAAAATGTTGAAACCGGACAACTTGAAGGAAACGGACGACCGGGATAATGGTATGGAGACCCACGAGTCTCGCTGTTAGGGTTGAAGAAGTTGATAAGCCGGACAGGACACCAAGGTGATGTTAGGTTAAAGCGTTCAGCATGCAGTCCCGTGAGCACCGCATCCAATCCGATGAAATGATGACTTCGGCAAAAACATCCATCCAATTTTTCTCCGAACAATTGCGTACGCTGTTGCTATCCCACTCGTCGTTCGGCTTTCGTCTCCCTCGCTGCGTTTGCAACGCATCGATTCCTTGGGATAAGATGTTTAAACGGGACTGCAGTGGCCATGTGAGCTCGATGACCAAGTCGTGTCTTCGGCGTCCGGTGAGGACAGGCTGTACAAGAAGGAGGAACTGCTCCAATCACAAGCCTCCATATATAGGTGTTCTAGCGTCGATTTGTCTGCAAGCTTGTTTTCATTCATccgtccctccctccctccctcctgatGTATCATCAGCCAGATGGAAATATAGGGTGTTGATGAGGTCTGTTTCGCTGAAactaattaaaaatttaagtgaAGATAGGTTTTAGGAAGATATTATTGTAATTAGAAGAAAAGTTAGGAAAAGCTATATCGCAAGTCCATCTTGTTTCATCAACGTTCTCGAACACAAATACCGCACGTCGACTGTCCCAGTCTCGCTTCATTCTCTAGGTAGTTTCGGCGAACGAGAAAGCAAGCCGAGGAAAAGTATTCTGCGAAGTCCAGACCAATGGGATGCAAGACGAGAGGAAGCAACTTACGTTTTGGAGACGACTGCGTCAACAAGGCCAGCGTCTTGATGGAGACAGGACCAAGAAGACCGACCGGGAGGAATCGTTAGAGATTTTTAGCCTATATATAGGCGTCTTAACTTCGAGATGTTTGTGAccaaatcgagagagagagagagagagagacagagtaaCTAAGCATGGATCCGAGACTAGAGGAAGCAGCTTATGCGGGAGACCTCACTTTGTTACGGCGTTTGCTACGAGAAGACCGGCTCCTGCTCCACAGGCAAGCCATCGCCGCGGCTCACCTGTCGGACAGCCCCCTCCACATCGCTGCATCGCTCGGCCACTCCGACCTGGTCCGGGAGATCCTCGCCGTAAACCCGGAGCTCGCGCATGGCCGCAACCGCGAAGGCCTTTCCGCCTTGCACCTGGCCGCTGCCCAAGGCCACTTGTCCGTGGTGAACGAGCTGCTGCAGTACGCAGCCGCTGCCAATCTCTGCTTGGCGACCGACAACGATAGCTTCATGCCCGCCCACACTGCAGCCTTACGAGGCAGGCTTGATGTATTGACAGTGTTACTGGATGCGTGCCCGGAGTCCTTGCGAGCTGTGACATCGCAAGGTGACTCCATCCTTCATCTTACTGTGAAATCGAACAGCTTCGAGACCGTGCAGTTCTTGCTGAACAGAACAGATGAAAACGATGAGCTGCTCAACTCCGGAGATGCGAAAGGCAACACCGTCCTGCACCTTGCTGTGGCCAGAAAACAGCTCCAGGTAGGTATTCCTTATCCCAATTAGAGGAAATGAAtttgtcttcttcttttcacCAGGTGTTTATGCATCTCTGCACCTTCTGATACGAGAACTTTCCCACAACAAAAGATAAATACTCTTTGCATTTCAATCAAAAAAAGGCAAATGGAAATACCGAGGAACTTCCTGTTCATAGCTCTGGTAATACGATTGAATGCAGACCGTGAAGTTGCTTCTGGGAAGGAGAGGTATCGAAGTTAACGCCACAAACATGAGAGGCGACACCGTCCTTGATATGCTACTGGATTCACCCTGCCAGCTTGGAGATCTGTTGTTGGGAGAACTGATTCGAGCAGCAGGTGGAAGAACCACAGCAGAAGAAGGGAAGACTCGGCCGAAATCGTCACCGGGTGATGCCAGAGCCTCTGCCACTGTCGCGTCACACAGAAGCCGACCAAATCGTTCTGAACCTAAAGAAAAGTACAACAACAAACCAGCAACACTAATGTTGGTGGCGACGTTGATCGCCACCATCACATTCGCAGCTGGGCTGAACCCCCCTGGTGGGTTTAAGCAGAAAGATGATGGTGGGTCGACTCCCCCCATTGCAGAAGTCAATTTTGATGAGAGTTCAAGTGAAGGGGAGGCAGTTCTAAAAGATGATCTCGAGTTATTCCTACTGTTCGACATGTTCGGGTTGTTTGCATCCTTGAGCATCATCCTCTTGTTGATATGTTGTGTGCCCAGACAGACTAAAATGGTGATGGGAATCCTAAAGTGGATTCTATGGCTGGCGGTGTTCTCGACGGCATTAGCATTCTCGACCGCCATTGTGCGAATATTTTCCTATCAGCTCTACACTGTCATCCTTCTCATGAGTTGGTTCGGAATTCTCAGTCTCTTCATGATTTGGGTGTGCTTTAGAGCGATCAGAGGCTTGTTGCGCAAAGGTGGATGctggaagaagaaagatggagaagGAGAAAGCCAGGGAGTCCCCACAAGGGCCGTTGCCATCCGCACGAAGATTGTGGTGGGCGCGTTGATGATAATTATCTTTGGAGTAGTTCTTATTGTAAATTATTTAGTGTttgtttatatattaaatatgccaaataatagaataatatgatCTATCATTATTCTTATATGGTTTATCCTTTATCATCCTTTAAAGTTACTTTATCTTATTTTCAGAATGTAATTTGCTTTAATCATTATTAACTTTGGTTTTGTTGTTACAGATGATTTATTAGAGTTTTGTGGAACATTATATCTCTTACATATTAATGATGTATTTATTTAAAAACACTGGATTCAGCAAATCTAAAACTAATCAATAGTACAATGATGcactaatatatttataaaatcttaaatatCTGAATCATTATCCATACTTGAATAATTTAGAACCGACATAATATTAAATGGTGCATAAAAGATAACAAGGATTTAATGTATAGAATTATCAATTATTAACAACTGTGTGCCTATACTTATGTTGCACTtcaaaaaaaacataattaatccttcataaatactttttttttattatatgaaagGAATTTAGaatatcttttatgtctaatttggatttttttctgtatcaactataatatttttatattattactatttttatttaattttttaggaTATTCATTTTATTTGGAAAAATAATGAATGTATTCTTCAAATATGTATTATGCAACCCCTCTGCTACATGTTTTTATTGTCATCAACTCTTTCggtggttattattattattattattattattcttttaaaGGCTGATGTCACAATTTATTGTTcaattacatttatttttttccttttcatcaaGCTTTTAAAATTTGTTCTACGATGAAGATGGATTTACAACTATAGACTTgtcataagttttttttatttttattataaaaataagtaTTAATTACTcttatatatgttatatgtatAGTAATATGGTTAAATTCCCCAAAAATCAAAATTCAATATACAAATttataatttcataataaaattacaAGTTATCATCAATTTCAAGTGAAATTAGTAGGGAGAACCCACctcaatcatatatcacatgactATTAGCTCAGCATAAAGAACAAACCTATGTCATATGATAGACACCTAAGTCCCACAAAAAAAGGCTTGTTATAAAGATTCTTCAATTTACTATTATCAATATCAATTACTGTTTACTCATGATTTCACTTTTTATTTCAATCTTAATTTGAGTATAGATGGGATTAGATGAGACGCCCAACTTTATCTTTTTTTACATTGATCATCGAATAAGCAAACAAGCATTAGAGTCATCCTTTTAGTTGTCTTTTTCTCTCAAGCATGATCACAATTTTACTATGCTTAATCCGAGATACGATAACAGTTCCACCGACCCATCCATTTGAAGTCGAAGAATCATCCATATGACACAAAGGTTTTTTAAATATGTCAACCGTTTTAACCCTAAGTGTCAAATAGGTGTTAATTATGTGACATTGATGAATTGTGTCAATCATGTGATATGAAGGTATAATCCACATGATGCTAAAGTATCGATCATATCTTTATtcctatattatattttaatatattttattaaatgacTCAGATaacttgatttataaagattttGACTCTTAATCGGAAGATTATATATTCACAATCAACTCATGTATTTTAATgccataatatttttaaaaaatactattgtaaaAAATAGAATGGaggaaaaaatgaaaatataaaaagtataAGCTTGAGTTTTTTCCCATAAATATATCCTCCTTTACGAAAGATGATGCCTATGGTCCGATCGCACTTGACGTAGAATAATATTTAGCAGTTAAAAGTGGCACCCCTAATAGTTCCATGTTAGGAATCCTAACGACAAGTCCACTAAAAGTCACTAAGCTAAGGTAATTAAGATATTAAAGTGATCAAACCACAAGCATATGCATTGTTTTGTATCTTTCTTTGCAATCATAAGATAATACATTATTTTAGTTAGGTTAGAAACTAATCCAAATCAAATATTAGGACAATCTTTTTGCCTCTCATGCAACCTTGAATCAATACCTCTTATGGTCAAAGTCTTCAAATAGACTTCGTACAAGTCATTGTTAATTGTTGGCCTCATGTGAAGTGCTCTGACTCATCATGCATGAACTTGAATGGATGATAGAGCAACGAGGGAATGAGACATGCATCTACAATAAAAGATTTGAGCAACGAGGGAATGAGACATGCATCTACGATAAAAGATTTGGTTGACGTAAAGAGCCACCGAATCATGGTGACATAGGTCGTAAGACTCGAGTCTAGTTGGATAATGACTCATACGTAAATTAGATATTTGGTCTCCATACCCAACTAATTAGATCGAATTAAGGTGTTTTATAAGCTAATAATGCAATAATACATCCTTTGAGCTTCATCTTTTCAGTCgcttaaaaatatttcttctttatCCAAACTTTATATACTCCTTGAAACTCTGAAATCTAACCTAATAATGCAATAATACATTCTTCGAGCTTCATCATTCGATTCacttaaaaatatttcttcttcgAGTCAAACTTTATATTCTTCTTATAACTTTGAAACCTTCTTATGCAATACAAGCGAAGACTAACATCGAGAGACTATGGGGCTATGAAAACTTCATAACTAATTTAGATTTCATATTCTCCAAAGACTAATgttgaaaatatatttaatagAGTCCTTCAATACTTAACATACATCTTTAAATATCTAAGATAAGAGAAAGAAGCAAAAATAAATTGATAGCTCGAATTCTAGATGATTGGATGAATGTTTTACGTTACAATCCATAGTAACATGACAATGTTTTTTGTTCTTAGCCTATTGACTCcgaacaagaaagttgatgattgGTAAACAAAGAAAATTATGAAATCATAAAGAATTCATCTTTCATTTTCGTTGCCATCTTAATGGAAAACTATGCATCAACTTCTGGGAAAGAAAAGATTAGAACTTTGTGATGTTAGGTAGAAAGCCACAGTGAGGACTTACAAGACCAATTTGGCACCACAAGCTATTGGTCATTGTCTATATCATGCAAGGACATGAGGAGGAACATCTAGAATAGGAAGTTGGACCACTGAACAACTTTCTATCTTGTGGTTTCCATGGATTCTTTTACTTATGATTAATAATTCCATTTCCTAAAGTTAGATGCCTCTTCATTGATTTCAATTAATGGTAGCTGCTTTTTGACTTGCTCATTTTTGCAAGTCATGGGACCTATGTCATATGATGTACTCATGCGCCAAAGCTTCTTCCAAAACGAAGGAGAGTAATcttttttctgtctttttctccttttttttttggaattaagaTATTCTTATAATTTTTCTCTACGTTGGTgtagtttttctttctcaaaagaAGCAATTATACCTCCTAATTTGATTTAGGGTTTCACTTAAAAGGGTAAGACTGTAGGCTATTAAAACTCACTATCAGCTGAATCTGATGGGTTGTCAGCCCGTCAGCCCAACAGTTTATGCATCTCTGTACCTTCTGAGACGAGAACTTTCTCATAGCAAAAGATAAATACTCTTTgcgtttcattcaaaaaaagctAGTGGAAATACTAAGGAACTTCCTGTTCATAACTCTGGTAATACTATTGAATGTAGAACGTGAAGTTGCTTCTGGGACGGCGAGGTATCGAAGCTAACGCCACAAACATGATATGCTACTGGATTCACCCTGCAAACATGGAGATCTATTGTTGGGAGAACTGATTCGGGCAGCAGGTGGAAGAACCGCCgcaaaagaagaagggaagactcaGCCGAAATCGTCACCGAGCGATGCCAGAAGCCGACCAAATCGTTGGTGATACGGCATATTTTGGCGCCCAAGACATgctaagtcagaatccgtactaaggcactaCTCGACCTCGGAAACCCCAAGGCGACACCGTCCTTGATATGCTACTGGATTCACCCGTCGCCTCACACAGAAGCCGACCAAATCGTTGGTGATACGACATATTTTGGCGTCCAAGACAcgctaagtcagaatccgtaGCACTACTCGACCTCGGAAACCCCAAGACGACGCCGCCCCCgagacacgccaagtcagaatccatacTAAGGCACTGCTAGACACGTCCACCACGCCAACCTACGTACGACTGACCcacgtacagtaatataaagacctctagCCAGTATCTGGCAGGGGAAGGAAAAAATCAATGgatcactccactgacttgctcatcAGAGGGGCCTCATCAGGTGATCCTGACGAGAgccatttttgtaggaaaacgtggtcacctcacgaagacgagctgccaGCCACCCTGGAGAGGGAGAGACGTAGCTCGGCATACACAGTGCCCGGATCGGCACACCAAGGAACGCTGATCCACACATCGTCACGAGGGCCTGGTCGACCTCGACATCCAGCTCAGCCaacagaagactcccgacatcgaccagtGAACCAGGCTGTGCTGACTCACTAGtcacgacacatttgttcactaacattttggtgctagaaggagggcatgtCGCATGAGCATCCCGCGGGAGCtatccccgagggagaaccactgGCCGGTCACCCTTTTGTCGGGCCCGGAGATCAGCCCCTCCCCATCCTTCGAGATGGGGGGGATCCCGGTCTCGACGCTAGATCATTGCTGGCGCCCGAGACCAGGTCGGGACAGGAGAAGCCCAAGACCAAATGAtggacccgagaggtccgcccgagcagagcatacccacACATTGCcgagtcacactaccccacttcgagcCTGACACTGTATCATCTGACTCGACGGACGACTCgcttagggcccaattgtcctGGGTCAACCAACGTCTGGACGTGTTCCAGCGTGAGTTTCGAAAATCGCAAGGCGAGTCCAGCGAAGGTGACTCGGGCGAGTCCCCTTTCACTTAGGAAATATAGGGTAAGCCGGTACCTCTCAACTTCAGCCTACCGACATTGGAGACATACGATGACAGCTCTGATCCCATGGATCCAATGCCGAgttgcatctcggccaatccaacgcccgagtcgtATCTCGGTCAACCCAACGCctaagtcacatctcggccaatccaacgctcgagtcgcatctcggccaacccAACGCCCGAGTCACATCTTGGCCAAATCCAGCATCTGAGCCATGCATCTCGACCAATCCAACACCCGAGTCTACTCTCGGCCAAATCTAGCATCCGAGCCACACACCTTggccatccaatgcccgagccatgcatctcggccgatccaacgcccgagtcgcatctcatcCAAATCCAACGTCCGAGCCACAcacctcggccaatccaacgGCCAAGCCATGCCTTAATcgcacctcggccaatccaacgcccgagccatgcctcagtACACCTCGGCCAATCCAACACCTAAGCCATGCCTCAGTCGCATCTCAGCCAATCTAACTCCCAAGCCATGCCTTGCCAGACTAGTCCATTATCCGAGTTGCCCCATGTCAATCCCCAACTCACTACTCGTCAAATCTCAAACCGAGTCACTCTAGCTCGCTCGCCAACTTGCAAACTCGGCAGCCGTAACTCTGGGCCGTGCCAAACCCGTTATCCGACCTACGACACGTCAGTTTCGCCTCATCGGTTTTGCCTCATCAGGCTCCTGCCGCCCGATCAGCAGAGTCAATCCTGCCCAAAGCACGAGGCGTTGTCCCTCTAAATTGCCCCACGATGAGTTAATCCAACTTCCCCTCATGAGCCATTAGCCTCACTCCGACCCAAGCATGCCGCCCAACCCTTTAAGGACCCTACGACACGCCTTAgagggggggagaagtgatacgaTATAATTTGGCCCCCAAGACACGCCAGGTCAGAATCTGTACTAATGCAATGCTCGGCCTTGGGAACCCCGAGACGACGTCGCTCCCAAGACACGTCAGGTCAGAATCTATGCTAAGGCACTGCTTGGCACGTCCACCACGCCAACTTGCGTACGATCGACCCACatacagtaatataaagacctctagCTAGGTGGGGAggaggtaaaaaacaaatcaatcGGTCACTCGACTGACTTGCTCGTTGGAggggcctcgtcgggtgatcccgacgagggccatttttgtaggaaaagGTGGCCACCTCAAGAAGACGAACTGCCAACCACTCGAGAATCGTCGTCCAGTGCACGAAGGAGAGCAGCCAACCAGCCCGGATCTCGACTAACGCCAACCAGCACCCCTTCCCGAGGGCGCCgccacctcacgaagacgagctgccaaccactcCGGAGAAAGAGAGACGCGGCTCGACATACACAACGCCCGAATCAGCACACCAAGGAACGATGATCAACACTCCGTCGTGAGGGCCCggtcgacctcggcatccagctcagtCGATAGAAGACTcctgacatcgacccgtggaccgggtcgtgctgactcatcagcgacAACACTTTTTTTCATAACAGGTGTGCTTTTGAGCGATCAGGTGCTTGTTGCGCAAAGGTGGATGCCGGAAGAAGAAAGATAGAGAAGGAGAAAACCATGGAGGCCCCAGAACGGGTGTTGCCATCTGCACGAAGATTGTGGTGAGCATGTTGATTATAATTcttttaagaatatttttttataaatttattagtgTTTATGTACATAAGAAAAggatcaataatagaataatatgaCATCATTATTCTTATATGGTTTATCCTTTATCATCTTTT
It encodes the following:
- the LOC103970877 gene encoding ankyrin repeat-containing protein At5g02620-like, encoding MDPRLEEAAYAGDLTLLRRLLREDRLLLHRQAIAAAHLSDSPLHIAASLGHSDLVREILAVNPELAHGRNREGLSALHLAAAQGHLSVVNELLQYAAAANLCLATDNDSFMPAHTAALRGRLDVLTVLLDACPESLRAVTSQGDSILHLTVKSNSFETVQFLLNRTDENDELLNSGDAKGNTVLHLAVARKQLQTVKLLLGRRGIEVNATNMRGDTVLDMLLDSPCQLGDLLLGELIRAAGGRTTAEEGKTRPKSSPGDARASATVASHRSRPNRSEPKEKYNNKPATLMLVATLIATITFAAGLNPPGGFKQKDDGGSTPPIAEVNFDESSSEGEAVLKDDLELFLLFDMFGLFASLSIILLLICCVPRQTKMVMGILKWILWLAVFSTALAFSTAIVRIFSYQLYTVILLMSWFGILSLFMIWVCFRAIRGLLRKGGCWKKKDGEGESQGVPTRAVAIRTKIVVGALMIIIFGVVLIVNYLVFVYILNMPNNRII